The nucleotide sequence ATTTCCCCTCCGCAGCTTTCTGCCATATCAACAAGCTCATCCCAGGTATATTTTCTTCCTGATTTTTCAAGACCTCTCTTTATGTTTTGCAGAATATGCATCCCTGCAGAGTTCTTCAGGAAAGTGATTGTCCCCAGGGCTCCTCCTTCATTTGCAAATCCATCAGCATATACATGCTCATTGATTATGGGTTTTGATAGTTCAGTTCCAATCAAAGACCAGGTTCCAGAAGAAATAAACAGAAATTGATCATCATCGGCTGGTACCGAGACAACAGCCGAAGCTGTATCATGTGAAGGAATGCTTATAAAGGGACAGCTATTAATTTTCAAACTGTCGGCCAGCTCCTGTTTTAAATTCCCATAAGTATCTCCATGATTAACCAAATCTGGAAAAAGAGATGGATTCAGATCAAATTGATCGAAAACTTTATTGGAATAAGCCCAGCTCTCCATATTCATCATTTGGGTAGTGCTGGCAATTGTAGGTTCCCCTAAAAGTGTACCCGTAAACAAATAAGCCAGGAGATCAGGAATTAGAAGCAACCGGGTGGCCGCGGTATAATACTCAGGAAGATACTTCCGTATACCCAGGAGCTGATATAAGGAATTCATCGGATGATCCGGGATTCCTGTTGCATCAAATACATTCTTTTTATCTTCGCTGTTCATATCATCAAGAATAGATTGGCCGAAGACATTCCGGTAGCAGAGAGGATTCCCCAGGAGCTGTCCAGATTCACCCAGGAGTCCAAAATCAATACCCCAGGTAGAGATTCCTACGGACTCGATAGGACCGAATTCATGAAAAGACTTCTGCAGCCCCTTCTGAAGTTCCCGGAAAATATAAAGGATATCCCAGTAATAAATACCGTTGACAAGAATGGCCTCATTGGGAACTTGATGCACTACATGTGTTTCTATTTTTTCACCATCATACAGTCCAGTTACAACACGTACGGAAGAATTCCCGCAGTCAAATGCAACCATGTTCAGATTTTTACTCATACTTCCTCCAGCAGTCTCATAATTAATTTTTCTTTTCCAGGCTGATTCTATTCTGTGAATTTCGTCTTGCCAGAAAGTGAATAATCATGGCTGCGATCATTATAAGTCCCCAGAATGCCACAGTAAGAAATGAACTGACACCAAGAAGATTCAGACCATTGGAAATAATCTGCAATATAACCAGGGATAGGATGAGACCTGTGACCTCTCCAAATCCACCTTCACTTTTAACCCCCCCCAGGACCGCTGCGAGGATTGTAACCAGCAGGTATGATTCGCCATATCCTGCCTTGGCGGAATTAAACCGCGACATCATGATAAGAGCTGCTACTCCGCAATATAATCCGGAGAGCATATAGGTCTGAATTATGACTTTTGTATTATTGACTCCGGAAAAAAAGGTCGCTACAGAATTTGAACCGAATAGAAAAATATTGAATCCCGTTGCTGTGTGATTCAGATAAAAAGCCATCAGCCAGGCAAAGATTGCAAAGAGAATCAGGGGCATGGGTATCCCTATGACAGTCCCGTTTCCAATAAAGCGGACAAAATCGGGCATACCCGAGATGACATAACCTCTGGTTATAATAAATGCCAGTCCCTGAAGCAGTTTCATTGTACCTAAAGTGGCCAGGATGGGAGGAATATTCACTATAGAAATCAGTATCCCGTTAAATAATCCAACGAGAACAGAAACCGTAAGTGCGGCCAATATAGCAAGAAGGATAACCATACCGTCACCCGAGGATGCTATTTCGGGATTTATATAAGATGTCAGGATCAGAGCAGCAGTAATACTGGAGATATTGGCTGTGGCAATTATCGAAAGATTGATCCCACCGGTTAACATGGAGATCATCATGGCGAGAGAGAGCAGACCTAATTCCGGAAGCTGGAAGGCCATTCCCTGAAAGGTCTCCAGTCTTAAAAAGTGACTTGGGCTCAATATAGCCATGATAATAAATGATCCTGCAAGAATCATACTGAGAACTTTCATCTCAGGATTTATTCTAGTTTTTACTTTGAACATATGGCCTCCCGTTCATTAACATCAATGACTGATGTTTTTCTGGACTTTTTCTTTTCTTGATATGAACTGAAACCAATGCTGATCAGAATGACAACACCAACCAGGAATTCATACCAGATAGCCGGAACAGCCATCAATGTCATTCCGTTTTTAAGTATGGCCAGGAGAGCAACACCAAGAATCGCTCCCAGAACACTGCCTTTTCCCCCTTCCAGACTGGCTCCACCAAGAACTACAGCGGCAATAACATTCAATTCTTTGCCGACTATGGAATTGGGAGCAACTGTCTGAACAAGAAGAGCCTGTACGACTCCTGCCAGTCCAGCCATAAAACCCAGAAAAGCATAGACAAAGGTCTCTGTAAAAAGGACATTGAATCCGACTCGAACCGCCGATTTTCTGTCACCTCCAAGAGCATAAATACTACGGCCCAAAATAGTATAACGAAGAATAAGAACTGCACTGATAATGACCAGAAACCATATCAGGGTAATAATGGATAATCCATATGGATTTCCATTACTGTTATGGAAGGTCAGGACACGAATCTCTGCAAAACTTCTGAACCAGTCGGGAAGAGAATAGATCCATTTCCCTCCAGTTATCACCATAAGAAAACCATAGTAGATATTCATTGTGGCAATAGTTGTGATGATTGGTGGAATCCGGAAATAGTATATTAATAGTCCGTTTACCATTCCCATCACTGTTCCGATAAATACAGCGATAGACACAGCAGTAAAAATATTCCCGCCGATTCTAATGATGGTGACGGCCATAATATACTCACTGACCGTTGCTATGGCGGCAAATGAGATGTCAATTCCGCCGGAAATGAGCACCAGAAGCACTCCGATTGCCAATATTCCTATAAATGAATTACTTTTCAACAGATCAAACATATTTTCGGCAGTAAAAAAGTTTGCGTTTTTGGAAGTAATGATTATGGAAAGCAATACGATAATAATAAATAAATAGGTCTCATGATATTTCAATAGTTTTTTCACATAATTACCCTTATTCCGCTGTTTCTATACATTTTATAATGTCGTCTTCCTGAGTATCTTTTGTTTGAAACTCAGATATAAATCTTCCCCGGTTCATAACAAGAACACGATGACAGCTATTTAAAACTTCCGGCACTTCATCCGAAATAATAATAACTCCCAGCCCCTTTTTAGCCAGCTGCTTGATCGATTCATGAATACTGCCTTTTGCGGCAATGTCGACCCCCACAGTGGGACCATCTAAAATAAGTAATTTTGGGTTAGTAGCAATCCATTTTGCAAGAACAACCCGCTGCTGATTACCTCCTGAGAGTGTGGAAACGGCAGCATCGATAGAGGGAACCTTTATGCTGAATTCATCAACAAGATTATCCACTGTTGTAGTCTTTTTTCTCTGGTCTATAATGCCGATCCCCTTGAGCAATCGATCTATGATAGTGACAACAGTATTTTTCTCCACAGATTGCTGCATAATAAGTCCCTGAACCAGTCTGTTTTCCGGAACATAGGCAACCCCATGTTTAACGGCGTCCTCAATAGAATTAAAATTAACTTCACTACCATTCATTTTAATGGTTCCTTCATCGATCGGGTTCATACCAAAGAGAGACATTGCCAGTTCTGTACGACCGGATCCGAGAAGCCCTGTAATACCAAGTATTTCACCGGGATAAAGTTCAAATGTTATATCTTTAAAATTATCTTTTTTAGAAATAGAATCTACTTCAAGAAGAGGATTGGTCCTGGATATAATCTCATCATTTCTGGAATATTCAAAATTCTCACCAGTCATGTAATATTCAATCTTATTACTGTCAAGTTCTGATGCCTGATAACAGCCGATTTTGACACCATCCCTCAGGACCGTAACACTTTCTGCTACCTGCATCACTTCATTTAATTTATGGCTTACAAACAGGATTGCAATCCCTTTTTGTTTCATATCAGTAACAACTTTTAGAAGAGCATCTACTTCTTTTTTTGTCAGGGCAGTAGTAGGCTCATCCATAATAAGGAGTTTCAACTCCCCCGTAAGGGCTCGGCAGATGGCAACCAGCTGCTGATCGGCAATAGATAAGTCTCCCAGCATGGCATTTAAGGGGATATCAATATTGATTCTATCCATCGCCTTTCGGGATATATTGATATATTCTTTCTTGCTTAAGAGTTTTCTTTTTCCGGAAATCATTCCACTGAGAGCTATATTTTCCGCTACAGTCAGATTAGGGAAAAGGGAAAGATCCTGATAGATGACTTCAATACCCTGATGTATTGAATCAATTGAGTTTCGATGTGAACTCTTTATTCCATTTATATAGATTTCCGAACCTGCATCCGGTTTCTCAACACCTGAAATTATTTTAATCAAAGTAGATTTTCCGGATCCATTTGTTCCGGCAAGACAGTGGATTTCACCTTCCTGTATATCAAAATCCACATTATTCAGAGCCTGTACACCAGTATATCTTTTACTGATATGCTTCATCGAAAGAAAAGCTTGAGACATAGATTACTACCTCATGAATTAATTTTTTTTAATAAAAAGCCCCCATGAAAAAATCAAAGGGGCTTTTCTACTGTTAAACTAAATACTAAGTATTAAAAACCGAAACTGTCTACATTATCTTTAGTAATGTCTATAACAGCATCAACTTTAATTACATCACCCTCAACAACAACTTTACCGATTCCGGGAATTTCCATTCCGTTAGTAATGGACTTACCGTCAACAATCTGCTTGGCAATCCAGGTCATGGCAAAACCGGCATCCTTAGGATCCCAGAGAATACCATGCTGCATGGAGCCTTCTTTCAAATAAGTTGCGGCATGATCCGGAAGAACGGTTCCCACAACAGTAACCTTTCCATCCATTCCCTTCTCTTTCAATGCCTGAGCAGCTCCCGGAGGTCCGAGACTTCCAAAACCAATAATACCTTTAAGTTCAGGATAGGTTTTAAGAAGTTCCAGGGTTGTCTGTTTTGACAGTTCCTGATCTTCTCCACAGGGTATTCTTTCTGTTACGAGTTCAAGATTGGGATATTTCTCTTCTGCATACTTAATTCCTTCATCTGCCCATAGATTGTGCAGTGGAACAGTAAGGCTTCCGACAAAAATAACGTACTGACCGGAATCACCCATATAATTGACCATCATGTCCCAGAAATGGCGGCCGAATTGGACATTATCGATTAACTCAATGTCATAATCCTTACCTATCTGATTTGGAGACTCGTGAGTAATTATAGGAATTCCCTTTGCCTTTGCCTTTGCAAATGCAGGTTCAAGAGCCTTAGCATCATTCGGTGTAATACAGATTGCATCTACACCCTTGCTAACCAGATCTTCTACCATTTTTACCTGTTGAGCAGGATCTGCATCTGAAGGACCAATCTGATATGAATTTACAAAAAGTAACTCACCTGCCTCTTTGACGCCTTCTTCCAGTCTGTTGAACCAGGGAATTCCCGTGATTTTTACTACTGTTGCGATTTCATGCTTTTCATCACCTGCTTCCTGTTGTCCAACTGCGAACAAGCCCGGTACTGCCAGAAAAAAGCACAAACCAAAAATAATAACTCTTGCAAGTTTATTATTCACCTCGACCTCCTAACCTCTTTGTTTTGATTTACTAAAATTTTCAATACCTGAGTATTGAAAACAATAACCCTACTTACCCTGGCCGTAATGATTCTTGGCAAAATCCTGCATTGCCAGAATATCCGCATCCGAAATGAGTTTCGGAGTTCCAATAGACTTTGCCATAATGTAAACTTGCGCTGTTTTTTCAACTACAAAAATGATTTTCATGGCCGCATCAAAATCATTCCCCACACAGACAGTACCGTGATTAGGAATCATCACCGCGCTTCTATCGCCCAGACCTTTGACAACATTTTCAGCCAGTTCCGGTGTACCGGGGAGAGCATAATCACAGTTGATGATCTTATCTCCCACTATCTGAACAAAGTCTTCACTGATTCCGGGAATATCTTCAATCAGTACCCCAAAAACACTTGAATAGATCGGATGGGTGTGAATAACAACGTTTACATCTTTTCGACTATTCATAATCGCAATATGGAGATTAAATTCAATTGATGGTTTTCTGTGGCCTTCCACAACTTCAAGTTTCTCATTCATTACAACAACATCATCTGCTGTAATATCAGGATATGGCATTCCACTGGGTTTTATATAGATCAGTCCGGTTTCTGTATCCCGGATACTTATATTTCCCCATGTACCGACTGTAAGCCCCTGACTGAAAAGACTCATGCCTCCATCGACTATTGCTTGTTTTAAAGCCTTATTAATAAGTGCCAATTAATGATCTCCTATGATTTATTTTCTCACGAAATGATACTATAACAACATTAAATGTTACTCATTTACCATTTGTATGTTATCATAGTAACAGTGCATTTATTGGCTGTCAAATTAAATTTTAATAAATGATTTAATAGGAAAAACATGCTATTTTATTTTACTTGAATGGGGTTATTTAAAATGAGTATTCGATTTGAACGTGTTAATAAAATTTGTGAATTGATTAAATTGAGGAACTCTCTCACTATCAGGGAACTGGCAGAGATTCTCAATGTATCAATTATGACTATCAGAAGAGATCTGGATGATATTCTTGATGATCCTGATATTCAGATGATACGGGGGATGTTTTTGTATAATCCTCAAAGTGAAAAGGAAGAAGGAACATCCTACTCTGTTATTACAGCTTCCACCGATTTTAAAGAAGCAAAAATACGTATTGCAGAGGAAGCCGTAAGCATGATTGAGGCAGAAGATCATATTTTGATTGATGCCGGATCAACAACAGAGTTCTTTGCAAAACGTTTACCGGAAAATCTGAAGATGACAGTTCTATGCTTCAGTTTGAATATTCTAAACATTATAATAAATAAAAAAAATACATCTGTGCTGCTTCCCGGCGGAATGTATCACAGCAGCTCAATGCTATTTGAAAGCCGGGAAGGAATTGAGCTGATAAAGAACACTCGTGTTAATAAGGCCTTTATTTCTGCCAGTGGGGTAAATCTTCGCCTTGGGGCCACATGCTCCGCAGATTTTGAGAGAGAGCTTAAAAAAACTGCATTGGAATCGGCTCACACCAGAGTTCTTTTAGTTGATTCATCAAAATTTGATAAATTGCAGAAACGTTATTTTGCCGATCTCAAGCATTTTGATGTTATTATAACAGATAAAGGGCTTTCTGAAGAAATCGCCGCCGATATCAGATCACAAAAAATTGAACTCAGGGTCGTTTAAAATACAAATAAATTACATAGTATGGATGCTTTGGGCTTAAGGTCTTCAGTATAGAAGGAGAGATAATGAGCCTGAACTATGAGGAACTGGATTTTCAAAAGACTCCCATTGGAGACCTCATGCTGCGGCGAAGGCGAATGCTCCAGCTTGGAAACACTGATATATATGAAGTGAAGCTGGGCGAACATTTCCTGATGACCAGTCTGTTCCATGAATCCGAATCTCAGCTTTCTGTTATCGGTCTTGGTGAAACAGATAAAAAAGAGCTGGATATTGTTGTGGGCGGGCTTGGCCTCGGTTACACAGCAGTAGCGGCATTGGAAGATACACGTGTAAAATCACTGGTAATAGTTGAATACCTGGAAGCAGTAATCGGCTGGCATAAGGATCATCTGGTTCCCATGGGAAAGACTTTGACCGATGATTCCCGCTGCCGGATTGTCAATGCAGATTTCTTCGCTCTTGCACGGGATGAATTCTCAAGCTTCGAAGCGGAAACACCCTCTAAGAAATATGATGCCATTCTTTTAGATATTGATCACACACCTAGCCATGTATTGAGTCAGACAAATAAACATTTTTATACAGAAAAGGGACTTGCCGAGCTTGCGCAGCATTTAAAACCGGAGGGAGTGTTTGGCCTGTGGGCTGATGGTTCCCCTCAGGAATCCTTCAGAACTCATCTGGAAAAAGTCTTCAATGATGCCCGGTCTCACCATATCCAATTTGAAAATCCCATAACAGGCGGCTCATCGGAAGGGACTGTTTATGTGGGACGGAAATTGAAAACAAAGTAAACGTTCTATAAATTACTAAGAAAAAGACTGGGATAAATTGTCCTGAATATGACTCAGACATAATTTTAAGTCCTGTAGAAAGTGTTCTACATCCACTTTCTCTGAATTTGTACTTAAGTTCTGTTGTCCGATCATTTTTCTATATTTCAGAGCAGTCATATTAAACCTTTTTTTGACCATTTTGTTTAAGTATTTTACATCACTGAATCCTGATTTTTCAGAGATTTTCAGGACATTCTGATCTGTTTCCCGTAACTGTTTCAATGCATATTCAAATCTCATACTGTTTAACAATTCTGTAAATGAAATCCCCAGATTTTCTTTTATGAAGTGAGAAAGTCTGAACCTGGAAATCTCTACTTCTTGAGCTATTTCCTCCAGAGTGATCTTTTCTTTGAAATGAAGACTCACATAATCAATTACTGTATTTAATCTATTTAAGCACTCTTTACAGTTTTTCTGTTTAATATCGAGGTATTTGTCTCTGAGTAGAAGTGTGTATAATTCATACATCAGAATATTGTAATAACCTATTATCTTATATCTGATTAAGTATGAATTATTAGGAACCATCAGCATATCCACAATAAGAGAAATAAGCTGAGGCATCTCTTTATACTTATCAACCAGTTCATCAAAAGTATAGATTCTGCTTATAAAACTCATACCCTCAAAAGAGGATTTATTCTCTTTAAGATGCTCCTTTGTAAAACGAAGAGTGACAATCATTGCATCCTCTGATGAGATAAGAGAATGAACTTGAAAATCGTTAACCATAAATAGTGTTTGAGATGTCAGTTGATAAGGGATTCCATCACAAATAATTTTGAGGTTCCCTTTGAGCACCCAGATGAGTTCACTTTCATCATGAGTCTGATCCAGATGTTCTATTTTTTTGGCAAAGTAAGTTTTAAAGGGCAGATTGTACCTGCTAAAGAGATCTATACAGTTTTCATTCATAAATTATCCTGCCTCTATTGTACTCTCAAAAAACCAATATAAATAGTCTTTTATCGATATCACATGACATTCTTGCTATATAATTACAGTATAATGCTCTTTATATGACATCCTTGCTAACAATACTTTCTAACTTTTCCTTGTATTTATCGATAAATATTTTATGATTACTTAATTTTCAAAGGGGTTTCATATGGGCTTACCGGCACTTAGCTATGTCGTATCGATGACAATGTATATTTCATTTCTATTTTTCTTCCTGGATTATACGAGGGAGAAGCAAAACTTTTATAAATGGTTTTTTATATTGGCTTTGTTCACTGCACCAATCTGGTTTTTAAATTTACACTCATGGTTCAGATGGGCCAAAACAATAAGTATTCTGATTCCTATCTGCTTTTTTAATTATGTCAGGATTTCAAATGATGAAAATCATGAAAATGTTTTAATGTCATTAAAGAAGAAATGGCCCCTATGGATTCTATATTCGATCCTTCTGCTTAATATTCTGGAAGCGGCAATGACAGACTTTGAATTGGGCAATAATTTTAACGCAATCAGCGGCCTCATTCTATGTATAACAGCTCCCCTCCCCACAAAGCACTGGAGAATTGGAAAAAATGACGGGAAAAACTCATTTGCCGAAGTGATTGCTGATCTCCCCCTTGCCTGGTGCCTGTTATACATGACCTGGAATGCGGCCTTTGTATATGCAGAGAGTCCAAGCTTTTTTTCTGCCAGTCTCTGTATCCTCATCGTTCCTGAAATCTGGGTGTTTTACCATAAAAGAGTCGATCTCTGGCTTCAGGCAAGGGTCTATACTCTGGCAATGCACCTCCTGATAAGATCCTGCTATGACGTCTTTACTCCGGTTATGGATTCAACCCTCTGGTTCAATGAAACTGTTCTATACTCCTGGGGCGCCC is from Oceanispirochaeta sp. M1 and encodes:
- a CDS encoding ABC transporter permease, encoding MKKLLKYHETYLFIIIVLLSIIITSKNANFFTAENMFDLLKSNSFIGILAIGVLLVLISGGIDISFAAIATVSEYIMAVTIIRIGGNIFTAVSIAVFIGTVMGMVNGLLIYYFRIPPIITTIATMNIYYGFLMVITGGKWIYSLPDWFRSFAEIRVLTFHNSNGNPYGLSIITLIWFLVIISAVLILRYTILGRSIYALGGDRKSAVRVGFNVLFTETFVYAFLGFMAGLAGVVQALLVQTVAPNSIVGKELNVIAAVVLGGASLEGGKGSVLGAILGVALLAILKNGMTLMAVPAIWYEFLVGVVILISIGFSSYQEKKKSRKTSVIDVNEREAICSK
- a CDS encoding class II aldolase/adducin family protein → MALINKALKQAIVDGGMSLFSQGLTVGTWGNISIRDTETGLIYIKPSGMPYPDITADDVVVMNEKLEVVEGHRKPSIEFNLHIAIMNSRKDVNVVIHTHPIYSSVFGVLIEDIPGISEDFVQIVGDKIINCDYALPGTPELAENVVKGLGDRSAVMIPNHGTVCVGNDFDAAMKIIFVVEKTAQVYIMAKSIGTPKLISDADILAMQDFAKNHYGQGK
- a CDS encoding ABC transporter permease; the encoded protein is MFKVKTRINPEMKVLSMILAGSFIIMAILSPSHFLRLETFQGMAFQLPELGLLSLAMMISMLTGGINLSIIATANISSITAALILTSYINPEIASSGDGMVILLAILAALTVSVLVGLFNGILISIVNIPPILATLGTMKLLQGLAFIITRGYVISGMPDFVRFIGNGTVIGIPMPLILFAIFAWLMAFYLNHTATGFNIFLFGSNSVATFFSGVNNTKVIIQTYMLSGLYCGVAALIMMSRFNSAKAGYGESYLLVTILAAVLGGVKSEGGFGEVTGLILSLVILQIISNGLNLLGVSSFLTVAFWGLIMIAAMIIHFLARRNSQNRISLEKKN
- a CDS encoding sugar ABC transporter ATP-binding protein; amino-acid sequence: MSQAFLSMKHISKRYTGVQALNNVDFDIQEGEIHCLAGTNGSGKSTLIKIISGVEKPDAGSEIYINGIKSSHRNSIDSIHQGIEVIYQDLSLFPNLTVAENIALSGMISGKRKLLSKKEYINISRKAMDRINIDIPLNAMLGDLSIADQQLVAICRALTGELKLLIMDEPTTALTKKEVDALLKVVTDMKQKGIAILFVSHKLNEVMQVAESVTVLRDGVKIGCYQASELDSNKIEYYMTGENFEYSRNDEIISRTNPLLEVDSISKKDNFKDITFELYPGEILGITGLLGSGRTELAMSLFGMNPIDEGTIKMNGSEVNFNSIEDAVKHGVAYVPENRLVQGLIMQQSVEKNTVVTIIDRLLKGIGIIDQRKKTTTVDNLVDEFSIKVPSIDAAVSTLSGGNQQRVVLAKWIATNPKLLILDGPTVGVDIAAKGSIHESIKQLAKKGLGVIIISDEVPEVLNSCHRVLVMNRGRFISEFQTKDTQEDDIIKCIETAE
- a CDS encoding autoinducer 2 ABC transporter substrate-binding protein, with the translated sequence MNNKLARVIIFGLCFFLAVPGLFAVGQQEAGDEKHEIATVVKITGIPWFNRLEEGVKEAGELLFVNSYQIGPSDADPAQQVKMVEDLVSKGVDAICITPNDAKALEPAFAKAKAKGIPIITHESPNQIGKDYDIELIDNVQFGRHFWDMMVNYMGDSGQYVIFVGSLTVPLHNLWADEGIKYAEEKYPNLELVTERIPCGEDQELSKQTTLELLKTYPELKGIIGFGSLGPPGAAQALKEKGMDGKVTVVGTVLPDHAATYLKEGSMQHGILWDPKDAGFAMTWIAKQIVDGKSITNGMEIPGIGKVVVEGDVIKVDAVIDITKDNVDSFGF
- a CDS encoding rhamnulokinase family protein; the protein is MSKNLNMVAFDCGNSSVRVVTGLYDGEKIETHVVHQVPNEAILVNGIYYWDILYIFRELQKGLQKSFHEFGPIESVGISTWGIDFGLLGESGQLLGNPLCYRNVFGQSILDDMNSEDKKNVFDATGIPDHPMNSLYQLLGIRKYLPEYYTAATRLLLIPDLLAYLFTGTLLGEPTIASTTQMMNMESWAYSNKVFDQFDLNPSLFPDLVNHGDTYGNLKQELADSLKINSCPFISIPSHDTASAVVSVPADDDQFLFISSGTWSLIGTELSKPIINEHVYADGFANEGGALGTITFLKNSAGMHILQNIKRGLEKSGRKYTWDELVDMAESCGGEIPVFNPNDPVFFNPKDMSTAIRDYTKQNMSDSEVLASAYISLSCSYKYGIDQIEKLTGVDYQKVHIIGGGCRNNNLNQLTSDLTKKEVIAGPEEATSLGNLGIQLMKNQPALDLLQIRQILKRSIPQKKFSSSGREEQKVEIDKYYQRYCQLKDIK
- a CDS encoding DUF5692 family protein — translated: MYISFLFFFLDYTREKQNFYKWFFILALFTAPIWFLNLHSWFRWAKTISILIPICFFNYVRISNDENHENVLMSLKKKWPLWILYSILLLNILEAAMTDFELGNNFNAISGLILCITAPLPTKHWRIGKNDGKNSFAEVIADLPLAWCLLYMTWNAAFVYAESPSFFSASLCILIVPEIWVFYHKRVDLWLQARVYTLAMHLLIRSCYDVFTPVMDSTLWFNETVLYSWGALNLVLHGAYLFYWFFKLRSKDYQIKHSAEAYGY
- a CDS encoding DeoR/GlpR family DNA-binding transcription regulator, translating into MSIRFERVNKICELIKLRNSLTIRELAEILNVSIMTIRRDLDDILDDPDIQMIRGMFLYNPQSEKEEGTSYSVITASTDFKEAKIRIAEEAVSMIEAEDHILIDAGSTTEFFAKRLPENLKMTVLCFSLNILNIIINKKNTSVLLPGGMYHSSSMLFESREGIELIKNTRVNKAFISASGVNLRLGATCSADFERELKKTALESAHTRVLLVDSSKFDKLQKRYFADLKHFDVIITDKGLSEEIAADIRSQKIELRVV
- a CDS encoding spermidine synthase; this encodes MSLNYEELDFQKTPIGDLMLRRRRMLQLGNTDIYEVKLGEHFLMTSLFHESESQLSVIGLGETDKKELDIVVGGLGLGYTAVAALEDTRVKSLVIVEYLEAVIGWHKDHLVPMGKTLTDDSRCRIVNADFFALARDEFSSFEAETPSKKYDAILLDIDHTPSHVLSQTNKHFYTEKGLAELAQHLKPEGVFGLWADGSPQESFRTHLEKVFNDARSHHIQFENPITGGSSEGTVYVGRKLKTK
- a CDS encoding AraC family transcriptional regulator yields the protein MNENCIDLFSRYNLPFKTYFAKKIEHLDQTHDESELIWVLKGNLKIICDGIPYQLTSQTLFMVNDFQVHSLISSEDAMIVTLRFTKEHLKENKSSFEGMSFISRIYTFDELVDKYKEMPQLISLIVDMLMVPNNSYLIRYKIIGYYNILMYELYTLLLRDKYLDIKQKNCKECLNRLNTVIDYVSLHFKEKITLEEIAQEVEISRFRLSHFIKENLGISFTELLNSMRFEYALKQLRETDQNVLKISEKSGFSDVKYLNKMVKKRFNMTALKYRKMIGQQNLSTNSEKVDVEHFLQDLKLCLSHIQDNLSQSFS